Sequence from the Thermocaproicibacter melissae genome:
AATTATAATGTCCGCCAGACGGACGATTATGTGATGAAGCTACTTAGCGGTAAAGACGCAGCGAAACAACATAAGACTTTTGTAGTAAAAGATGTACGCATTTTTCTCAACACAATCTCCCACGCCGTAAAAACGATGAAGGAAAGCGGAATTCCCGCACAGACCCTTCAGAGCGAAACGGATGAATATATAGAGTGTATCGTCAGGATACCGAAAACCTGTGCCCATGCGGGAGGGCGAAAACCCGCCTAAAATAGATTACAAGAATACTCCTATTTCCCTATATCATTTCCCACGCAGTAGGCCGGACAAAAGTCCGGCCTGCTGCGTTTTTACTGATAAAAAAGCCGAAAAGCCGCGCCCAGCCTGCAAAAAACACCGAATGTTTCATGTGAAACATTTCCGGTTTTCCGCACGAAACGCAAAGAATTATCTCTTTATCTTGCCCATTCGATGTGCTATAATGATGAATAAATTACAGAATGCGGAAGGGGGAATGAAATTGGGGAAGATCATCGCAATCGCAAACCAGAAAGGCGGCGTGGGAAAGACCACGACGTCGGTCAACCTTTCCGCGGCGATGGGGCAAAAGGGCCTCAAAACACTTCTTGTGGATATTGACCCGCAGGGCAACGCCACAAGCGGAGTCGGGGTAGACAGGCGGAAGCTCAAGAACACCGTTTACGAAATGCTGATCGGTGACGCCGAGGCCAAAGATGTCGTTCTAAAAACGGAATTCGAGAATCTGGACCTCATCCCGTCGAGCATTGACCTAGCGGGCGCCGAAATCGAGCTGGTTGACCTAGAGAGACGGGAATCACGCCTGAAAAGTGCGCTGGCTCCCATCACGGCAAACTATGATTACATATTTATCGACTGCCCACCGTCGCTCGGCATCATCACGACGAACGCTTTGAACGCCGCCGACACGCTGCTTGTGCCGATTCAGTGCGAATATTATGCGCTGGAAGGGCTTTCACAGCTCATGAACACGGTGCGCAGGGTCAAGCGGCAGTATAACGAGCGGCTTGAGATAGAGGGCGTGCTTCTCACGATGTACGACGGCCGCCTGAACCTTACGCAGCAGGTGGTGCAGGAAGTCAAGAAATATTTTCCGCGCAAGGTTTTCGGCACGGTCATACCGCGCGCGGTGCGCCTTTCGGAAGCACCGAGCTTCGGCCGGCCGATTCAATATTTTGACAAATCATCGCGCGGCGCGCAGGCATATAACGATCTGGCGGACGAAATCGTGCGCATGAACGGAGGAAAATGACGATGGCGAGAAAAGGCGGACTCGGCAAAGGATTGGACGCCATCTTTGCTGAAAATGATACGGAAGGCGAACGCACTGCTGTCATGCTCAAGACCACAGAGCTGGAACCGAACCGCGGCCAGCCGCGGCGCGAGTTTGATGAGCAGGCGCTCAGTGAGCTTGCAGACTCCATCTCCCAGCACGGTGTTCTTCAGCCGCTTCTGGTACGGCCGCTCGTGGGCGGAGGCTACCAGATTGTTGCGGGCGAACGCCGCTGGCGCGCGGCGCGCATGGCGGGCCTTGACGAAGTGCCCGCAGTCGTTCGGGAATTGAGCGACGAGCAGGTCATGGAACTTGCCCTGATTGAAAACCTTCAGCGCGAGGACCTCAATCCGCTGGAAGAAGCGCAGGGCTACCAGTCCCTCATGGATACTTACGGCATGACGCAGGACGAAGTAGCAAAAACCGTCGGGAAATCGCGCCCGGCCGTGGCAAATGCACTTCGTCTGCTGAATCTCCCGAAGAAGCTGCAGGAGCGTGTAAGAGCCGGTGCGTTTTCCGCGGGACATGCAAGGGCTTTGCTCAGCTTTCCGGATGAAAAATCTATGATGGAGGGCGCAAAAGCTGCGGAAAACGGCGCTTCTGTGCGCGAGCTTGAAAAAATGGCGCAGAAGGCAAACGCAAAGCCGCAGAAGAAACCCCAGACGCATAAAGTACGCTACTATGAAGAAGCGGAACTTGCCCTGAAAGAAAGCCTCGGCAGAAAAGTGCGCGTGAGCGGAACCAAAAAGCGCGGAGTTCTGCAGATTGAGTTTTACGGGGAAGAAGACCTTGCAGAATTGGTCAAGTATTTCGAGTCACGATGAGCGCGCTCCCTCTCCGCGCAGAAGCGGAAGAAGAAGATTCATTCTATGGCGAGGGATATTCTCAAAGGAAATTGGTTCTTTCGGGCGTTCATCTTGAAGCCGGATATAAAAGCCGGAATCCGGTCCAATGAGAAGAACCGATAATCCGCTTTGCCGATTGGAAAGCAGAATATGGTGATTGCCGCGGCAAATCAAACAAACTTTCCACAAAAAGTCAAAAAATTGTGGAAAACTAACGCGGCAAGGGCCAATCGGCGGGCGGAAAACGGAAAAATATATCAATATAATTCTTGCATAGAATAATATACCTTTCTATTCGTCTTTAAAGATACATTTCAAGCACACGAAACAGGAATAATTATCCTTTTGGGATAGATAATAATTCTAATTGAAGAAAAAGCTCGTCCGCACGCAGCGGGCAGCGAGGAGAGATAGGATTTATGATTGATATTAAGTTGATTCGTACGAACCCCGATTTGGTTAAGGCAGGGGCAAAAAAGCGCAATTATGACGCGGACAAGATTGTCGATGACATTCTTGCC
This genomic interval carries:
- a CDS encoding ParA family protein, with product MGKIIAIANQKGGVGKTTTSVNLSAAMGQKGLKTLLVDIDPQGNATSGVGVDRRKLKNTVYEMLIGDAEAKDVVLKTEFENLDLIPSSIDLAGAEIELVDLERRESRLKSALAPITANYDYIFIDCPPSLGIITTNALNAADTLLVPIQCEYYALEGLSQLMNTVRRVKRQYNERLEIEGVLLTMYDGRLNLTQQVVQEVKKYFPRKVFGTVIPRAVRLSEAPSFGRPIQYFDKSSRGAQAYNDLADEIVRMNGGK
- a CDS encoding ParB/RepB/Spo0J family partition protein, with product MARKGGLGKGLDAIFAENDTEGERTAVMLKTTELEPNRGQPRREFDEQALSELADSISQHGVLQPLLVRPLVGGGYQIVAGERRWRAARMAGLDEVPAVVRELSDEQVMELALIENLQREDLNPLEEAQGYQSLMDTYGMTQDEVAKTVGKSRPAVANALRLLNLPKKLQERVRAGAFSAGHARALLSFPDEKSMMEGAKAAENGASVRELEKMAQKANAKPQKKPQTHKVRYYEEAELALKESLGRKVRVSGTKKRGVLQIEFYGEEDLAELVKYFESR